Proteins found in one Desulfovibrio porci genomic segment:
- a CDS encoding SLC13 family permease, translating into MNASQNPGNAIQPQAAPGKIKIPGLRNLCKIVLALLCALVFHSLDFGTALTPQGHGILSTLLFMVLIWVTEAVSYSVSSFFLIVSMTLFTAFAVDPSTGQMSGTGKALGMSLNGFKSGAWILVVAALFLAAAIQKSGLGQRIGLLILSRMGARPRQVRLGILLMCFVLTLFIPAQAANAALMTAVCVGLIDVFKIRREDNLAKGMLLIVAFGTGLAGMGVLTSGAPPIQTAAFIAQATGHQISWLEWLSYGLPFALVMGLVLLGLVELFFPVGKAEIRSGRETIRQELAKLGPLSVRERNLLIIMCCTILLWATGKKLHPLDSSTVALCAVCAMFLPGVAVSTWKEMVNVVNWGTLMLFGAAISLGQALLSSGAAAWVAQNTLARLGMGAWPPLLIIGVAALFFGVFALAFSARSAAVAALVPTVIGFAQALPESAGLSVWGLSMILYYTIQFSLLLPVNTPMSMVAYSTNTFSAREMARVGVPLCLIAILVMILFSATYWRWVGVL; encoded by the coding sequence ATGAATGCGTCACAGAATCCGGGCAACGCGATTCAGCCGCAGGCTGCTCCGGGCAAGATCAAGATTCCGGGCCTGCGCAATCTGTGCAAAATTGTTCTGGCGTTGCTCTGCGCCCTGGTCTTCCACTCTCTGGATTTTGGTACGGCCCTGACGCCGCAGGGGCACGGTATTTTGAGTACATTGCTGTTCATGGTGCTCATCTGGGTTACCGAGGCCGTGTCCTATTCCGTCAGCTCCTTTTTTCTGATTGTCTCCATGACGCTGTTCACGGCCTTTGCCGTGGACCCGTCCACAGGGCAGATGTCGGGCACGGGCAAGGCGTTGGGCATGTCCCTGAACGGCTTCAAGTCCGGGGCCTGGATTCTGGTGGTGGCCGCGCTTTTTCTGGCCGCCGCCATCCAGAAGAGCGGCCTGGGCCAGCGTATCGGCCTGCTCATTCTTTCCCGCATGGGGGCCAGGCCGCGTCAGGTGCGCCTGGGCATTCTGCTGATGTGCTTCGTGCTGACCCTGTTCATCCCTGCTCAGGCCGCCAACGCCGCGCTGATGACCGCCGTGTGCGTGGGCCTGATCGACGTGTTCAAGATCCGGCGCGAGGACAATCTGGCCAAGGGCATGCTGCTGATCGTGGCCTTCGGCACGGGGCTGGCGGGCATGGGCGTGCTGACCTCGGGCGCGCCGCCCATCCAGACCGCCGCCTTTATCGCCCAAGCCACGGGCCATCAGATTTCCTGGCTGGAATGGCTGAGCTACGGCCTGCCCTTCGCCCTGGTCATGGGCTTGGTGCTGCTGGGCCTGGTGGAGCTGTTTTTCCCTGTGGGCAAGGCGGAAATACGCAGCGGCCGGGAGACCATCCGGCAGGAGCTCGCCAAGCTCGGCCCGCTGAGCGTCAGGGAACGTAATCTTCTGATCATCATGTGCTGCACCATTCTGCTCTGGGCCACAGGCAAGAAGCTGCACCCCCTGGACAGCAGCACGGTCGCGCTCTGCGCGGTGTGCGCCATGTTTCTGCCGGGCGTGGCCGTAAGCACCTGGAAGGAAATGGTCAACGTGGTCAACTGGGGAACGCTGATGCTCTTCGGCGCGGCCATTTCCCTGGGGCAGGCGCTGCTCTCCTCGGGCGCGGCGGCCTGGGTGGCCCAGAACACCCTGGCCCGTCTGGGCATGGGCGCTTGGCCGCCGTTATTGATCATCGGCGTGGCGGCGCTGTTCTTCGGCGTTTTCGCCCTGGCGTTTTCCGCCCGCTCGGCGGCGGTGGCGGCCCTGGTGCCCACGGTGATCGGCTTTGCCCAGGCTCTGCCGGAATCCGCCGGCCTGAGCGTCTGGGGCCTGTCCATGATTCTGTATTACACCATCCAGTTCTCGCTGTTGCTGCCGGTCAATACGCCCATGTCCATGGTGGCCTATTCCACCAATACCTTTTCGGCCCGTGAAATGGCCAGGGTGGGGGTACCGCTCTGCCTGATCGCCATCCTGGTCATGATACTTTTCTCCGCCACGTACTGGCGCTGGGTGGGCGTGCTGTAG
- a CDS encoding sigma 54-interacting transcriptional regulator: MPDTEFSPSHTVLDAFEDAFLLLDSSGRPLYANQAAEKLFDLAKGRRKSALRQLIKELEPASIFQIRDSAAVQQRKIVLEERIFLVRAQLGGQLGTRFEIETGAHCGQTRLAVILRDITDLRQLAADYSASATQLARMTAALRQMDSGLLVTDAWGRIVFFNPALEALLPPAALVRAQGARAADIFAFMDDFSQGTAQEKLRALQPLLPPPGQAPTDGTTPLAVTRRPLMYCNGCHDALYIFEAAPSDEDASGVIPAPSAAPGTIASSPPTAARAKAEEERNTGGAQYALSDFVGQSREILRLKEMIRKVARTSSTVLIQSESGTGKELLAHSLHALSKRSHAPFIKLNCASLPESLLESEIFGYEAGAFTGAKKGGHAGRFEQAHGGTIFLDEIGEMSLPLQAKLLRIIQEREVQRLGGQSTRRVDVRIICATNCDLSAQMRLQLFRSDLYYRLSVVSISIPPLREHKEDIKSLVIHFLRHYSRLFQRRVKGVSKDVYNAFMLYDWPGNVREFANVIEYAFNILEGDLIEMEHLPSQLLHQADAELKSSGNMDALLRAYSVRLVEHALERCKGHKSAAAKALGISRATLYRLLAQDRP, translated from the coding sequence ATGCCGGATACGGAGTTTTCACCTTCGCACACCGTGCTGGACGCGTTTGAAGACGCCTTCCTTCTGCTGGATTCCAGCGGCAGACCGCTGTACGCCAATCAGGCCGCTGAAAAACTGTTTGATCTCGCCAAAGGACGGCGAAAATCCGCGCTGCGGCAACTGATCAAAGAATTGGAACCTGCAAGCATTTTCCAGATCCGGGACAGCGCGGCTGTCCAGCAGCGGAAGATCGTCCTGGAGGAACGGATTTTTCTGGTCAGAGCACAACTGGGGGGCCAGCTTGGGACGCGGTTTGAGATAGAGACGGGAGCGCATTGCGGGCAAACCCGTCTGGCGGTCATTCTGCGGGACATCACGGACCTGCGTCAGCTGGCCGCCGACTACAGCGCAAGCGCCACACAGCTTGCGCGCATGACGGCCGCTCTGAGACAGATGGATTCCGGCCTGCTGGTCACGGACGCCTGGGGCCGGATCGTCTTTTTCAATCCGGCTCTGGAGGCCCTGCTGCCGCCCGCCGCACTGGTCCGGGCCCAGGGGGCCAGGGCCGCGGATATTTTCGCCTTTATGGACGACTTTTCCCAAGGTACGGCTCAGGAAAAACTGCGCGCTCTCCAGCCTCTCCTGCCCCCTCCCGGTCAAGCGCCCACTGACGGCACGACGCCCCTGGCCGTGACCCGGCGGCCGCTCATGTATTGCAACGGCTGCCACGACGCGCTCTATATCTTTGAAGCCGCGCCCTCCGATGAGGACGCATCCGGCGTCATCCCCGCGCCTTCCGCCGCGCCCGGAACCATCGCCTCCTCCCCGCCGACGGCGGCGCGCGCCAAAGCGGAAGAGGAACGCAATACCGGCGGCGCGCAATACGCCCTGTCGGACTTTGTGGGTCAGAGCCGGGAAATCCTGCGACTCAAGGAAATGATCAGAAAAGTGGCCCGCACCTCGTCCACAGTGCTGATCCAGAGTGAAAGCGGCACGGGCAAGGAGCTGTTGGCCCATTCCCTGCACGCCCTGAGCAAGCGGTCACATGCGCCCTTCATCAAGCTGAACTGCGCCAGCCTGCCGGAAAGCCTGTTGGAATCGGAAATTTTCGGTTACGAGGCCGGCGCGTTTACCGGGGCCAAGAAAGGCGGACACGCGGGGCGTTTTGAGCAGGCCCACGGCGGCACCATTTTTCTGGACGAAATCGGCGAGATGTCGCTGCCGCTTCAGGCCAAGCTTTTGCGAATCATTCAGGAGCGGGAGGTGCAGCGTCTGGGCGGCCAGAGCACCCGGCGGGTGGACGTGCGGATCATCTGCGCCACCAACTGCGACCTGTCGGCCCAGATGCGGCTCCAGCTGTTCCGCAGCGATCTTTATTACCGGCTCAGCGTGGTTTCCATCAGCATTCCGCCGCTGCGGGAACACAAGGAAGACATCAAATCTCTGGTGATCCACTTTCTCCGGCACTATTCCCGGCTTTTTCAGAGGCGGGTCAAAGGCGTGTCCAAGGATGTCTACAATGCCTTCATGCTCTACGACTGGCCGGGCAACGTGCGCGAATTCGCCAACGTCATCGAATACGCCTTCAACATCCTGGAGGGGGATCTGATCGAGATGGAGCATTTGCCGTCCCAGCTCCTGCATCAGGCTGACGCTGAGCTGAAAAGTTCCGGAAACATGGATGCGCTGCTGCGGGCCTACAGCGTCCGCTTGGTGGAGCATGCCCTGGAACGCTGCAAAGGGCATAAATCAGCGGCGGCCAAGGCACTCGGCATTTCGCGGGCCACGCTCTACCGCCTGCTGGCTCAGGACAGGCCGTAA
- the grdA gene encoding glycine/sarcosine/betaine reductase complex selenoprotein A: MEEAMRGIQGRKVIIIGAVDGIPAEAARRAAEACGGEVIFVANQFFVUMTAGAMDLEDQWKIAKLIERHGREDILVLLGCPDAESSQIQAETVTLGDPSMVGLLTGSNYFLEVYHLVEPEVLQAVPRAVYAQYIGGYAAKLDADSIRKRMREVRALAVTTGEGL; this comes from the coding sequence ATGGAGGAAGCCATGCGCGGCATTCAGGGCAGAAAAGTCATTATCATCGGCGCGGTGGACGGCATCCCCGCTGAAGCGGCGCGGCGGGCGGCCGAAGCCTGCGGCGGGGAAGTCATCTTCGTGGCCAATCAGTTCTTCGTCTGAATGACAGCCGGAGCCATGGATCTGGAAGATCAATGGAAAATCGCAAAGCTCATTGAGCGCCACGGCAGAGAGGATATTCTTGTGTTGCTGGGCTGTCCGGACGCGGAAAGCAGCCAGATTCAGGCCGAAACCGTCACATTGGGCGATCCGTCCATGGTCGGTTTGCTGACCGGCAGCAACTATTTTCTGGAAGTATACCATCTGGTGGAGCCGGAAGTGCTGCAAGCCGTGCCGCGCGCCGTCTACGCGCAATATATCGGAGGCTATGCCGCCAAACTGGATGCGGACTCCATCCGGAAACGGATGCGGGAGGTTCGCGCCCTGGCCGTAACAACGGGGGAAGGATTATGA
- a CDS encoding DUF523 domain-containing protein, producing MADAPRIRYVVSGCLAGLACRYDGGSNPCAAVIRLVEEGRAIPACPESLAGLPVPRLPCELAEGSVLSRDGRDLTEDFLRGAQLALRTAQSRGCTAAILKSRSPSCGFGRIYDGTFSRALCPGEGVWARLLREAGFALFSEEHLPPELGGKGEGED from the coding sequence ATGGCAGATGCCCCGCGGATACGTTATGTGGTCAGCGGTTGTCTGGCTGGTCTGGCCTGCCGCTATGACGGCGGCAGCAACCCTTGCGCGGCGGTGATCCGTCTGGTGGAAGAGGGGAGAGCTATCCCGGCCTGTCCGGAAAGTCTTGCAGGATTGCCGGTTCCCCGGCTTCCCTGTGAGCTGGCGGAAGGGAGCGTGCTTTCCCGGGACGGGCGGGATCTGACAGAGGATTTTCTGCGTGGCGCGCAACTGGCCCTACGCACGGCACAAAGCCGGGGCTGCACGGCGGCCATCCTCAAAAGTCGTTCTCCTTCCTGCGGTTTCGGTCGGATTTATGACGGCACGTTCAGCCGTGCGTTATGTCCCGGCGAGGGCGTCTGGGCCCGGTTGTTGCGTGAAGCGGGCTTTGCCTTGTTCAGTGAGGAACACTTGCCGCCGGAGTTGGGCGGAAAGGGCGAAGGCGAAGATTAG
- a CDS encoding nickel-dependent hydrogenase large subunit translates to MSEVIKAPQSDYTGPVVVDPLTRIEGHLRIEVEVEKGKIKEARSCGTLFRGLELILKGRDPRDAQHFTQRTCGVCTYTHALASTRALEDAINKPIPANATYLRNLVLGMQFLHDHLVHFYALHALDFVDVTNALKADPAKAASVATSISARKVTADDYRAVQSKLKTFVDSGQLGPFTNAYFLGGHPAYTLSPEVNLIATADYLQALRVQVEAARAMAVFGAKNPHTQFTVGGGVTCYDALTPERIKEFKELYKKTRAFIENYYIPDLLAVAANYKECATYGGTHNFMAFGEFPAAGGERDLQKRWFKPGVILDRKIGNPQGFDPSKIEEHVRHSWYEGDKALPPYQGETKPAFTKMGDTDRYSWLKAPRYDGISMETGPLAQVLVAYTQNHKTVKPLVDHVLKTLNVGPEALFSTLGRTAARGIETLAIAQQIETWLNEYEDNITKDKQIVENYDAPKDAKGVGFVNAPRGGLSHWLRTDADAKIANFQLVVPTTWNLGPRDAKNVPGAAEEALAGTPVADPKRPVEILRVIHSFDPCIACAVHVIDGETNEVHKFKVL, encoded by the coding sequence ATGAGTGAAGTCATCAAAGCGCCCCAGAGCGATTACACCGGCCCGGTGGTGGTGGATCCGCTGACCCGTATTGAGGGGCATCTGCGTATTGAAGTGGAAGTGGAAAAGGGCAAGATCAAGGAAGCCCGCAGCTGCGGCACCCTGTTCCGTGGCCTGGAACTCATTCTCAAAGGCCGCGACCCGCGCGACGCCCAGCATTTTACCCAGCGCACCTGCGGCGTCTGTACCTATACGCACGCCCTGGCCTCGACCCGCGCCCTGGAAGACGCCATCAACAAGCCTATTCCGGCTAACGCCACCTATCTGCGCAACCTGGTGCTGGGCATGCAGTTCCTGCATGACCACCTGGTGCATTTCTATGCCCTGCACGCCTTGGACTTTGTGGATGTGACCAATGCCCTGAAGGCGGACCCGGCCAAAGCGGCCAGCGTGGCCACCTCCATTTCCGCGCGCAAGGTCACGGCCGACGATTACAGGGCCGTCCAGTCCAAACTCAAAACCTTTGTGGACAGCGGCCAGCTTGGTCCCTTTACCAACGCCTATTTCCTGGGCGGGCATCCGGCCTACACCCTGAGCCCGGAAGTCAACCTGATCGCCACGGCCGACTACCTGCAGGCCCTGCGCGTCCAGGTGGAAGCGGCGCGGGCCATGGCCGTCTTCGGGGCCAAAAACCCGCACACCCAGTTTACCGTGGGCGGCGGCGTAACCTGCTACGATGCCCTGACCCCTGAGCGGATCAAGGAATTCAAGGAACTTTACAAGAAAACCCGCGCTTTTATCGAGAATTACTACATCCCGGATCTGCTCGCCGTGGCCGCCAATTACAAAGAATGCGCCACCTACGGCGGTACGCACAACTTCATGGCTTTCGGCGAGTTCCCGGCTGCGGGCGGCGAACGCGACCTGCAGAAACGCTGGTTCAAGCCGGGCGTCATTCTGGACCGCAAAATCGGCAATCCTCAGGGCTTCGATCCCTCCAAGATCGAGGAACACGTCCGCCACAGCTGGTACGAAGGTGACAAGGCTCTGCCGCCCTATCAGGGCGAAACCAAGCCCGCCTTCACCAAGATGGGCGATACGGACCGCTATTCCTGGCTCAAGGCGCCGCGTTATGACGGCATCTCCATGGAAACCGGCCCGTTGGCCCAGGTGCTGGTGGCCTACACCCAGAACCACAAGACCGTGAAGCCGCTGGTGGATCATGTGCTCAAGACCCTGAACGTGGGCCCCGAAGCCCTCTTCTCCACCTTGGGCCGCACCGCCGCGCGCGGTATCGAAACCCTGGCCATTGCCCAGCAGATCGAAACCTGGCTGAACGAATACGAAGACAATATCACCAAAGACAAGCAGATCGTGGAGAACTACGACGCGCCCAAGGACGCCAAGGGCGTGGGCTTCGTCAACGCGCCGCGCGGCGGTCTATCCCACTGGCTGCGTACCGATGCGGACGCCAAGATCGCCAACTTCCAGCTTGTGGTGCCCACCACCTGGAACCTGGGACCGCGGGACGCCAAAAACGTGCCCGGCGCGGCCGAAGAAGCCCTGGCGGGCACGCCGGTGGCCGATCCCAAGCGCCCGGTGGAAATCCTGCGCGTCATCCACTCCTTCGATCCCTGCATCGCCTGCGCTGTGCATGTGATCGACGGAGAAACCAACGAAGTGCACAAGTTCAAGGTGCTGTAA
- a CDS encoding YeiH family protein encodes MSQESSAIVVDRAKSQWSDLWKKEDYWAIWIGFFILAVAIGTVFSGRQDLESKYDQYAAVMKAESAKPFKTVEWYEASAAQKGLQGQKLASVKAIIDQLKTPARWQSNPLDALMMSQAQADKANEAVRPKVDAAKQAEAAALALAKDAETAAAGASFGDATLNAAAEKAIGEWQAAKKKTADAAKKLVTPFNRIPTLIVLGLVLAVLTSIGAKFMGFNVGKFFVAFLGVYVLCVLANILGNQKTMRLYGINAEIWSIAIGMIIANTIGMPKWLKEGAQVEYFIKTGLVLLGAEVLFHKIMAIGIPGIFVAWVVTPVVLISTYIFGQKVLKMPSQTLNIVISADMSVCGTSAAIATAAAARAKKEELTLSIGLSLTFTAIMMVVMPAFIKAVGMPEILGGAWIGGTVDATGAVAAAGAFIGPKALQVAATVKMIQNVLIGVTAFCVAIYFSTKVEARAGESVGAMEIWHRFPKFVIGFLAVSVIFSLVSSGLGADFGKMLVDNGTNKISVPLRGWFFGLAFVAIGLTTNFRELGKYFKGGKPIILYVCGQSLNLVLTLLMAWIMFYKVFPEITAKI; translated from the coding sequence ATGTCTCAGGAAAGCTCGGCGATTGTTGTCGACAGAGCAAAGTCGCAATGGTCCGATCTGTGGAAAAAGGAAGATTACTGGGCTATCTGGATCGGCTTCTTTATTCTGGCCGTGGCCATCGGTACGGTCTTCAGCGGCCGTCAGGATCTGGAGAGCAAGTACGATCAGTATGCGGCGGTCATGAAAGCCGAGTCCGCCAAACCGTTCAAAACCGTTGAATGGTATGAGGCCTCCGCCGCTCAAAAAGGGCTTCAAGGCCAAAAACTGGCTTCAGTCAAGGCCATCATTGATCAGTTGAAAACACCGGCCCGCTGGCAGTCCAATCCGCTGGACGCTCTGATGATGTCGCAGGCTCAGGCTGACAAGGCCAATGAAGCCGTCCGGCCGAAAGTGGATGCGGCCAAGCAGGCTGAAGCCGCCGCACTGGCTTTGGCCAAAGATGCTGAGACAGCCGCCGCCGGCGCTTCTTTTGGCGACGCCACGCTGAACGCCGCGGCTGAAAAGGCCATCGGCGAATGGCAGGCCGCCAAGAAAAAGACTGCCGACGCCGCCAAAAAGCTGGTTACGCCCTTCAACCGCATTCCCACGCTGATTGTGCTGGGCCTCGTGTTGGCTGTGCTGACCTCCATCGGCGCCAAGTTCATGGGCTTTAACGTGGGCAAGTTTTTTGTCGCTTTTCTGGGCGTGTACGTGCTCTGCGTGCTGGCCAATATTCTCGGCAACCAAAAGACCATGCGGCTTTACGGCATCAACGCCGAAATCTGGTCCATCGCCATCGGCATGATTATCGCCAACACCATCGGTATGCCCAAATGGCTCAAAGAGGGCGCGCAGGTGGAATACTTCATTAAAACCGGTCTGGTGCTGCTGGGCGCGGAAGTGCTCTTCCACAAGATTATGGCCATCGGCATCCCCGGCATTTTCGTGGCCTGGGTAGTGACGCCCGTCGTGCTGATCAGCACCTACATCTTCGGCCAGAAGGTGCTGAAGATGCCTTCCCAGACCCTGAACATTGTTATTTCCGCCGACATGTCCGTGTGCGGCACCTCGGCGGCTATCGCTACGGCCGCCGCCGCACGCGCCAAAAAAGAAGAATTGACTCTTTCCATTGGCCTTTCGCTGACCTTTACGGCCATCATGATGGTGGTTATGCCGGCCTTCATCAAGGCTGTAGGCATGCCTGAAATCCTGGGTGGAGCCTGGATAGGCGGTACCGTGGACGCCACGGGCGCGGTGGCCGCCGCCGGCGCATTCATCGGCCCCAAAGCCCTGCAGGTGGCCGCTACCGTCAAGATGATCCAGAACGTGCTCATCGGCGTAACCGCTTTCTGCGTGGCCATATACTTTTCCACCAAGGTTGAGGCGCGGGCCGGCGAGAGCGTGGGCGCCATGGAAATCTGGCACCGCTTCCCCAAGTTCGTCATCGGCTTCCTGGCTGTTTCCGTCATTTTCTCGCTGGTCAGCAGCGGCCTCGGCGCCGACTTCGGCAAGATGTTGGTGGATAACGGCACCAACAAGATTTCCGTGCCGTTGCGCGGCTGGTTCTTCGGCCTGGCCTTCGTCGCCATCGGTCTGACCACCAACTTCCGCGAACTGGGCAAGTACTTCAAGGGCGGCAAGCCCATCATCCTGTATGTATGCGGCCAGTCTCTGAACTTGGTTCTGACCCTGCTCATGGCCTGGATCATGTTCTACAAGGTCTTCCCCGAAATCACGGCCAAGATCTAA
- a CDS encoding O-acetylhomoserine aminocarboxypropyltransferase/cysteine synthase family protein produces MKLESLCLHAGYSPENGQPRVLPIAQSTTFKYASTAEVAKLFDLAEAGFFYTRLGNPTVDAVEQKIAALEGGVGALCTSSGQAASMLAVLNLAQSGEHLVSASSIYGGTFNLFAVTLKKLGIEVTFVDQTASDEELEKAFRPNTRAVFGETLTNPSMDVLDIARFARLAHRHRLPLIVDNTFATPVLCRPFEFGADIVVHSTTKYMDGHALQMGGVIVDSGNFDWTSGKFPEFTEPDPSYHGLIYSETFGRAAYIVKARAQLMRDMGCCQSPQGAFYINQGLETLPLRMERHCRNAAAAADYLAGHAKVESVNYPRLPGNPNKALADTYLPKGCSGVVSFSLKGGREAGARFIDSLKMISLQVHVADIRTCVLHPASSTHRQLSDEQLREAGITPGMVRLSVGLENLDDILADLAQALEQA; encoded by the coding sequence ATGAAACTGGAATCCCTTTGCCTGCACGCCGGTTACAGTCCTGAAAACGGACAGCCGCGCGTTCTGCCCATCGCCCAGAGCACAACCTTTAAATATGCCTCCACCGCCGAAGTGGCCAAACTGTTTGACCTGGCCGAAGCGGGCTTTTTCTACACGCGCCTGGGCAACCCCACCGTGGATGCCGTGGAGCAGAAGATCGCCGCACTGGAAGGCGGGGTGGGGGCCCTGTGCACTTCCTCGGGGCAGGCCGCCAGCATGCTGGCCGTGCTCAATCTGGCCCAGAGCGGCGAGCATCTGGTCAGCGCCTCCAGCATTTACGGCGGCACCTTCAATCTCTTCGCCGTCACCCTGAAAAAGCTGGGCATTGAGGTGACCTTTGTGGACCAGACAGCTTCCGACGAAGAACTGGAAAAGGCCTTCCGGCCCAACACCAGGGCGGTGTTCGGCGAAACCCTGACCAATCCCTCCATGGATGTGCTGGATATCGCGCGTTTTGCCCGGCTGGCCCACCGGCACCGCCTGCCGCTGATCGTGGACAATACCTTCGCCACGCCCGTGCTCTGCCGTCCCTTTGAGTTCGGCGCGGACATCGTTGTGCACTCCACCACCAAATATATGGACGGGCACGCCCTGCAGATGGGCGGCGTCATTGTGGACAGCGGCAATTTTGACTGGACGTCGGGCAAGTTTCCGGAATTCACCGAACCCGATCCTTCGTACCACGGCCTCATTTACAGCGAAACGTTCGGCAGGGCCGCCTATATCGTCAAGGCCCGCGCGCAGCTCATGCGCGACATGGGCTGCTGCCAGAGCCCGCAGGGCGCGTTTTACATCAATCAGGGATTGGAAACGCTGCCCCTGCGCATGGAGCGGCACTGCCGCAACGCCGCGGCCGCGGCCGACTATCTTGCCGGACACGCCAAGGTGGAATCGGTCAATTATCCCCGCCTGCCCGGCAATCCCAACAAGGCCCTGGCCGATACATACCTTCCCAAGGGATGCAGCGGCGTGGTCTCCTTTTCGCTCAAGGGCGGGCGCGAGGCCGGCGCGCGTTTCATCGACAGTCTGAAAATGATTTCCCTTCAGGTGCATGTGGCGGACATCCGCACCTGCGTCCTGCATCCGGCAAGCTCCACACACCGCCAGCTGAGCGACGAGCAACTGCGGGAGGCGGGCATCACGCCCGGCATGGTGCGTCTTTCCGTGGGCCTGGAGAATCTGGACGACATTCTGGCGGATCTCGCCCAGGCCCTCGAACAGGCCTGA
- a CDS encoding HyaD/HybD family hydrogenase maturation endopeptidase, with the protein MDDKKILILGVGNILLTDEGFGVRAVEYLETHYRWPERVRLMDGGTQGLMLMPELLECDFLVVLDVVLGPEAPGTVYLLEGEDLRKSLSFRDSMHQTDLLDTLITCHLAGHRPEAVIIGLQPFDYKTMQVGLSPQAQALLPEFCRKAVEEMARRGIVAEARTDQC; encoded by the coding sequence GTGGACGACAAAAAAATACTGATTCTGGGCGTGGGCAACATCCTGCTGACGGATGAAGGCTTCGGCGTGCGGGCTGTGGAGTATCTGGAAACCCACTACCGCTGGCCCGAGCGGGTGCGCCTGATGGACGGCGGCACCCAGGGCCTGATGCTGATGCCGGAGCTTCTGGAATGTGACTTTCTGGTGGTGCTGGATGTGGTGCTGGGACCGGAAGCGCCGGGCACGGTCTATTTGCTGGAAGGCGAAGATCTGCGCAAAAGCCTGAGCTTCCGCGACTCCATGCACCAGACGGACCTGCTGGACACGCTGATCACCTGCCACCTGGCCGGACACAGACCCGAAGCTGTGATCATCGGCCTGCAACCCTTTGACTATAAAACCATGCAGGTGGGATTGAGTCCGCAGGCCCAAGCCCTGCTGCCGGAATTCTGCCGCAAGGCCGTGGAGGAAATGGCCCGGCGCGGCATCGTGGCCGAAGCCAGGACAGATCAATGCTGA
- a CDS encoding hydrogenase small subunit, translated as MRIAVGLGKQSGEERLERQGISRRDFMKFCTAVAVTMGMGPAFASDVAAALTGRRPSVVYLHAAECTGCSEALLRTYKPFIDSLILDTISLDYHETIMAAAGEAAEDALQQAVNGPDGFICVVEGAIPTAMEGKYGYISGHTMYDICKGILPKAKAVVSMGTCACYGGVQAAKPNPTAAKGVNDAYGDLGVKAINIAGCPPNPLNLVGTLVAFLKGQKIELDELGRPTMFYGQSVHDLCERRKHFDAGEFAPSFNSEEARKGWCLYEVGCKGPQTYNNCPKALFNQTNWPVGAGHPCIGCSEPGFWDEMTPFYQN; from the coding sequence ATGCGTATTGCCGTGGGTCTGGGCAAACAAAGCGGAGAGGAGCGTTTAGAACGCCAGGGCATCAGCCGCCGCGATTTCATGAAATTCTGCACGGCGGTGGCGGTGACCATGGGCATGGGCCCGGCCTTCGCCTCGGATGTGGCCGCGGCTCTGACAGGCCGCCGTCCTTCGGTGGTCTATTTGCACGCCGCCGAATGCACGGGCTGTTCCGAAGCGCTGCTGCGCACCTACAAACCTTTCATCGACAGCCTGATCCTGGATACCATTTCCCTGGATTACCATGAAACCATCATGGCCGCCGCCGGCGAAGCCGCTGAAGACGCCCTGCAGCAGGCCGTCAACGGCCCCGACGGCTTCATCTGCGTGGTGGAAGGGGCCATTCCCACGGCCATGGAAGGCAAATACGGCTACATCAGCGGCCACACCATGTATGACATCTGTAAAGGCATTCTGCCCAAGGCCAAGGCTGTGGTCAGCATGGGCACCTGCGCCTGCTACGGCGGCGTGCAGGCCGCCAAACCCAATCCCACGGCGGCCAAGGGCGTCAACGACGCCTACGGTGATCTGGGCGTCAAGGCCATCAACATCGCCGGCTGTCCGCCCAACCCGCTCAATCTGGTGGGCACCCTCGTGGCCTTCCTGAAGGGCCAGAAAATCGAGCTGGACGAACTGGGTCGCCCGACCATGTTCTACGGCCAGAGCGTGCATGACCTGTGCGAACGCCGCAAACATTTCGACGCCGGCGAATTCGCGCCCTCCTTCAATTCCGAGGAAGCCCGCAAGGGCTGGTGTCTGTATGAAGTGGGCTGCAAGGGTCCGCAGACATACAACAACTGTCCCAAGGCTCTGTTCAATCAGACCAACTGGCCGGTGGGCGCCGGGCATCCCTGCATCGGTTGCAGCGAGCCCGGCTTCTGGGACGAAATGACGCCGTTCTACCAGAACTAG